The proteins below come from a single Bacillaceae bacterium S4-13-56 genomic window:
- a CDS encoding peroxiredoxin family protein, producing the protein MAEFELGKSVSDFTLPAVSGENYHFSSYRKEKGGWHLIIFFRGSWCPACKAELEELEKSKEYFDRKNIHITTISTDKLDALKEMVNEHKFTFPVLSDENHEALKAYKVHYHSENDPYDDHGAHGEPAYFLVNEDGNLLYQQRQTSPFGRPTAVELRKITQYISKNLKR; encoded by the coding sequence ATGGCTGAATTTGAACTTGGCAAATCGGTTTCAGACTTTACGCTTCCAGCAGTATCTGGAGAGAACTATCATTTTAGCTCCTATCGAAAGGAAAAAGGGGGATGGCATTTAATCATCTTTTTCCGTGGTTCATGGTGTCCTGCATGTAAGGCAGAGTTAGAAGAACTTGAGAAAAGCAAAGAATATTTTGATCGAAAGAATATTCATATTACCACGATTTCAACTGATAAGTTAGATGCTCTAAAAGAAATGGTCAATGAACATAAATTCACATTTCCTGTTCTTTCAGATGAAAATCATGAGGCTTTAAAAGCATATAAAGTGCATTATCATAGTGAAAATGACCCTTATGACGATCACGGTGCACATGGGGAGCCAGCTTATTTTTTAGTAAACGAGGATGGTAACCTACTATATCAACAAAGACAAACAAGTCCGTTTGGCAGACCGACTGCTGTAGAGTTGAGAAAAATCACACAATATATCAGTAAAAATTTAAAGCGATAG
- the tnpB gene encoding IS66 family insertion sequence element accessory protein TnpB (TnpB, as the term is used for proteins encoded by IS66 family insertion elements, is considered an accessory protein, since TnpC, encoded by a neighboring gene, is a DDE family transposase.), with amino-acid sequence MTNIFIICGKTDMRKGIDGLATLIQDSFELDPYGDPIFLFAGSSKDRYKYLYFDGGNGVDFYEYIKKLFTDLPNQGIQQNPKILDQYMPCSKKIRAECSK; translated from the coding sequence GTGACAAATATTTTCATCATTTGCGGAAAGACTGACATGCGAAAAGGTATTGATGGATTAGCCACATTAATTCAAGATTCATTTGAACTGGACCCATATGGTGATCCCATTTTCTTATTTGCGGGATCGAGTAAAGATCGCTATAAATATTTGTATTTCGACGGTGGTAACGGTGTTGATTTCTATGAATATATAAAGAAACTTTTTACGGATCTACCGAATCAGGGCATCCAACAAAACCCTAAAATTTTAGATCAATATATGCCCTGTTCCAAAAAGATTCGGGCAGAATGTAGCAAATAA